GCCTTTGATCATTTGATTCCAAAGTTCCAACTAGTCTTTCTAAGCTTGTCAAAAACAACGGAAGCATTCCATGTAGAAATTCCCGACTTCCTCTATTACCAATACAACTTAAGAGTCCTTGATCTCTCCCACAACATCACCGGAATGTTTCCATCATGGTTGCTTAAGAACAATACACGATTGGAGCAACTATATCTAAGTGACAACTCCTTTGTTGGTACTTTGCAGTTGCAAGATCACCCATATCCGAATATGGCCAATTTAGATATATCCAACAACAACATGAATGGTCAAATTCCAAAAGATATTTGTTTGATCTTTCCAAATCTGAGGATTTTTAAGGATGGCTAAGAATGGATTCACAGGTTGTATTCCTTCTTGTTTAGGAAATATTAgccttttaaatttagatttatccAACAATCAGTTGTCTACAGTAAAACTAGAACAACTAACAACAATAGATTATCTTAATCTAAGTGGGAACAACTTTTGGGGTCAGATATCAGATTTTCCATTACATGGGCGGAAAGCGTGTAGTGTATTGGATTTGAGTAATAATCAATTTTCAGGCATGCTTCCAAGATGGTTCGTCAATTCTACAAGCCTTAAAGCACTTGATTTGTCCATAAACCATTTTAAGGGTCCGATCCCAAGAGACTTTTGCAAGCTTGACAAGCTTGAATATTTGGACCTTTCTAAGAACAACTTGTCTGGATATATACCATCTTGTTTCAGTCCACCGTCTCTAAACCATGTGCATCTATCCGAAAATAGATTGAACGGTCCATTAACATATGGATTTTATAACAGCTCTTTCCTGGTTACTATGGATCTTCGAGATAACAGCTTCACCGGCTCCATTCCAAATTGGATTGGCAATCATTCATCATtgagttttcttcttctaaggGCTAATCACTTTGATGGTGAGCTCCCTGTTGAGTTATGCTTGTTAGAAGAATTAAGCATTTTGGATGTTTCACAAAACCAGCTTTCTGGTCCACTACCCTCCTGTTTGGGCAATCTTACTTTCAAGGAAAGTTTCCAGAAAGTGTACGTTCTCATAAATTTGTTTGTATTAAGGTCCATAGCAGATGCATATTATGAAACAATGGGTCCACCACTAGTGGATAGTATTGATAGCTTGGAAAAGCATTCTATGCCTGACTTTGAAGAAGTGATAGAATTTACaactaaaaatatgtattatggTTACAAGGGGACAGTTCTTAGCTATATGTATGGTATTGATCTCTCGAATAACAGCTTTGTAGGAGCAATCCCACCAGAATTTGGAAACTTAAGTGAGATACTGTCATTAAACTTATCACACAACAATCTCACTGGATCTATCCCTGCAACATTCTCAAACCTAAAGCATATTGAGAGTTTGGATCTTTCTTACAACAACTTGAATGGTGCCATCCCTCCACAACTTACTGAAATTACCACACTTGAAGTTTTTAGTGTGGCGCACAAT
This region of Populus alba chromosome 3, ASM523922v2, whole genome shotgun sequence genomic DNA includes:
- the LOC140955362 gene encoding cuscuta receptor 1-like, which codes for MLPRWFVNSTSLKALDLSINHFKGPIPRDFCKLDKLEYLDLSKNNLSGYIPSCFSPPSLNHVHLSENRLNGPLTYGFYNSSFLVTMDLRDNSFTGSIPNWIGNHSSLSFLLLRANHFDGELPVELCLLEELSILDVSQNQLSGPLPSCLGNLTFKESFQKVYVLINLFVLRSIADAYYETMGPPLVDSIDSLEKHSMPDFEEVIEFTTKNMYYGYKGTVLSYMYGIDLSNNSFVGAIPPEFGNLSEILSLNLSHNNLTGSIPATFSNLKHIESLDLSYNNLNGAIPPQLTEITTLEVFSVAHNNLSGKTPERKFQFGTFDESCYEGNPFLCGPPLRNNCSEESVPSQPVLDDEQGDDGFIDMEFFYISFGVCYTVVVMTIAAVLYINPYWRRRWLYFIEDCIDTCYYFVVASFRKFSNFRR